The following are from one region of the Corynebacterium hindlerae genome:
- a CDS encoding Rv1157c family protein, which translates to MAIPTHAAELSASPIDHLGRPAPHILQQMEGFASQKWVPEDTRNIILAIVAFYRGDGKGGVALPEGAPVFNQFVWPTVSANCIGGELASTGTAIAVPGPAELPLPGAAPGQTAFLFTALGTSPAAKEQPGMFVHWLNVNTLKFGATKLENTGINPQGPATVSGVADTGHGHIIAWLDGSVALADEQGNTTNSCNFAPTATSFFVS; encoded by the coding sequence ATGGCCATCCCAACACACGCTGCAGAACTGTCTGCCTCCCCCATCGACCACCTCGGCCGACCAGCTCCCCATATTCTGCAGCAAATGGAAGGCTTCGCCTCCCAAAAGTGGGTTCCGGAAGACACTCGCAACATCATTCTTGCGATCGTGGCTTTCTACCGGGGTGACGGAAAAGGCGGTGTCGCTCTCCCTGAAGGAGCACCGGTGTTCAACCAGTTCGTCTGGCCTACCGTGTCCGCCAACTGCATCGGCGGAGAACTTGCGTCAACCGGTACGGCGATCGCTGTGCCAGGTCCAGCAGAGCTCCCGCTGCCCGGTGCCGCACCAGGTCAAACCGCATTCCTCTTCACCGCACTAGGCACGAGCCCCGCGGCCAAAGAGCAACCTGGCATGTTTGTGCACTGGCTCAACGTTAATACCCTTAAATTCGGCGCTACCAAGCTGGAAAACACCGGCATCAACCCGCAGGGACCTGCCACCGTATCAGGGGTTGCCGACACCGGCCACGGCCACATCATCGCCTGGCTCGACGGATCCGTCGCTCTCGCAGACGAACAAGGCAACACCACTAACTCCTGCAACTTCGCCCCGACCGCTACTTCTTTCTTCGTGAGCTAA
- a CDS encoding DUF402 domain-containing protein produces the protein MTDLHPVKKETFDVSASVNTDPKGFLRQVDVYTETDFGLYMARGADHPQFGYLESWLLPSLSLRVSKFHFRPGHERPQDFYFDVAAIDTAEGVWTTRDFYIDLVSTTGTPVEVVDIDELAAATSAGIITAEEAEKAIETTLVAVDGITRNGDDAMAWLAAKGMNLTWASTVDLMPAG, from the coding sequence ATGACTGACCTGCACCCCGTGAAGAAAGAAACCTTTGATGTGTCCGCCTCCGTGAACACGGATCCCAAGGGTTTCCTCCGGCAGGTCGATGTCTACACTGAAACAGATTTTGGGCTTTATATGGCCCGGGGTGCAGACCATCCCCAGTTTGGCTACCTGGAAAGCTGGCTCTTGCCGTCGTTAAGCCTGCGCGTGAGCAAGTTCCACTTCCGCCCCGGCCACGAACGACCGCAGGACTTCTACTTCGACGTCGCCGCTATCGACACTGCAGAGGGCGTGTGGACCACCCGCGACTTCTACATCGACCTCGTTTCCACCACTGGTACCCCGGTCGAAGTGGTGGACATCGATGAACTGGCCGCCGCTACTTCCGCCGGAATTATCACCGCCGAAGAAGCAGAAAAGGCCATTGAAACCACCCTCGTTGCGGTCGACGGCATCACCCGCAATGGTGACGACGCCATGGCCTGGCTCGCCGCAAAGGGCATGAACCTCACTTGGGCCTCCACCGTGGATCTGATGCCTGCTGGCTAA
- the arsC gene encoding arsenate reductase (glutaredoxin) (This arsenate reductase requires both glutathione and glutaredoxin to convert arsenate to arsenite, after which the efflux transporter formed by ArsA and ArsB can extrude the arsenite from the cell, providing resistance.) has product MDITVYHNTRCSKSRSALAYLAERGLDCNVVEYLKTPLTAAELSELLDRAGLSPHDAIRTREAEYKELGLSPTTPPAELIDAMVAHPKLIERPIVATPKGVRIARPTEVIQEIL; this is encoded by the coding sequence ATGGATATCACCGTTTACCACAACACCCGCTGCTCTAAATCCCGCTCCGCGCTGGCCTACCTCGCCGAACGTGGGCTCGACTGTAACGTGGTCGAATACCTCAAAACGCCGCTCACCGCCGCTGAACTCAGCGAACTGCTGGACCGCGCCGGCCTCAGCCCCCACGACGCAATCCGCACCCGCGAAGCCGAATACAAAGAATTGGGCCTCAGCCCCACCACCCCGCCCGCCGAGCTTATCGACGCCATGGTCGCACACCCTAAACTCATCGAACGCCCCATCGTCGCCACCCCGAAAGGCGTCCGCATCGCCCGACCGACCGAAGTGATCCAGGAAATTTTGTAA